The Bacillota bacterium genome has a window encoding:
- the topA gene encoding type I DNA topoisomerase — MSKVLVIVESPAKARSIAKLLGRKYLVKASRGHVRDLPKSQFGVDVENDFNPKYITIRGKGEIIKDLREAARKAEQVLLGPDPDREGEAIAWHLQKILELPPDTPCRIEFHEITKKALEHAVKQPQRINQRRVGAQQARRILDRLVGYNLSPLLWRKIRRGLSAGRVQSVAVRLICEREEEIQNFQPEEYWTLTAHLKSKQTSFEARLFSRGGEKIHLATEENVNEVIQELNGVSFIVHRIVKRERKKNPLPPFTTSTLQQEASKKLNFPVRKTMLIAQQLYEGLDLGKEGTVGLITYMRTDSTKLSQEAIESARTFIVKSFGSDYVPEKPPQFRKTGRTQEAHEAIRPTLTERLPDDVKKFLTRDQYKLYKLIWERFLASQMSPALFEATTVEIKANLYVFRASGSILRFPGFMRVYTENEETEAVLPPVVEGEILELEALLPKQHFTQPPPRYTEATLVKALEENGIGRPSTYAPIIETIQSRGYVVKEERNLYPTELGFIVVVLLKEHFPEIIDVEFTASMEEKLDQIEEGKIVWQKVVEDFYGPFQKNLEQAEKEIGTIEVEEERSEEKCPNCGRYLLIKQGRYGKFLACPAFPECRHTQPFYEETGVPCPRCGGKIVARRTKRGRKFFGCINYPACDFTSWDEPTSKLCPKCDHFLVYRGRARKKLACPVCGASYDETSLPEVTGVK, encoded by the coding sequence ATGTCAAAGGTGCTGGTAATTGTAGAATCTCCCGCAAAAGCCCGGAGTATCGCCAAGCTTTTGGGACGTAAATACCTTGTGAAGGCCTCCCGCGGACACGTTAGAGATCTACCCAAAAGCCAGTTCGGGGTCGATGTGGAAAACGATTTTAATCCAAAATACATCACGATTCGCGGTAAAGGAGAAATAATCAAGGATTTACGTGAGGCCGCCCGAAAGGCAGAACAGGTTCTTTTGGGCCCTGACCCTGATCGAGAAGGTGAAGCAATTGCGTGGCACCTCCAAAAAATCCTGGAGCTACCTCCAGATACTCCCTGTCGAATTGAATTCCACGAAATCACTAAAAAGGCTCTTGAGCATGCAGTTAAACAACCTCAAAGAATTAACCAACGCCGCGTTGGTGCTCAACAGGCGAGGCGGATCCTTGATCGACTTGTAGGATACAATTTAAGCCCTTTACTCTGGCGGAAGATCCGGCGCGGCTTAAGCGCGGGCCGGGTTCAGTCCGTGGCCGTTCGTTTGATTTGCGAAAGAGAAGAAGAAATTCAAAACTTCCAACCTGAAGAGTACTGGACTCTGACCGCCCACTTGAAGTCAAAGCAAACCTCCTTCGAAGCAAGACTTTTCAGCAGAGGGGGAGAAAAAATTCATCTTGCAACAGAAGAGAATGTTAATGAAGTGATCCAGGAGTTAAACGGTGTTTCTTTTATCGTTCACAGGATTGTAAAACGAGAACGGAAAAAAAACCCTTTGCCGCCGTTCACAACAAGTACCTTGCAGCAGGAAGCAAGTAAAAAGCTGAATTTCCCCGTGCGAAAAACAATGCTGATTGCCCAACAGTTATACGAGGGTCTGGATTTAGGAAAGGAAGGTACGGTAGGTTTGATAACTTACATGCGTACTGATTCTACGAAGCTTTCTCAGGAGGCAATCGAATCAGCACGTACGTTTATCGTAAAGTCCTTTGGATCTGACTACGTTCCAGAAAAACCTCCCCAATTCAGAAAAACCGGGCGAACCCAGGAAGCCCACGAGGCAATCCGGCCAACGCTTACCGAACGACTTCCTGATGATGTAAAAAAATTTCTCACCCGCGATCAATATAAATTGTATAAATTGATCTGGGAAAGGTTTCTTGCAAGTCAAATGAGCCCGGCTCTCTTTGAGGCTACTACGGTTGAGATTAAGGCAAATCTTTATGTGTTTCGAGCAAGCGGTTCAATCCTTCGTTTTCCAGGCTTCATGCGTGTTTACACCGAAAACGAAGAGACTGAAGCTGTACTCCCCCCAGTGGTCGAAGGAGAAATTCTCGAACTTGAAGCCTTGCTACCAAAACAACACTTTACCCAACCACCTCCCCGTTATACGGAAGCTACCCTCGTAAAGGCTCTCGAAGAAAACGGCATAGGCAGGCCGAGCACCTACGCGCCAATTATTGAAACAATTCAGAGCCGGGGCTATGTTGTCAAAGAGGAGAGAAATCTTTACCCGACCGAGTTGGGTTTTATCGTAGTTGTCCTCCTCAAAGAACACTTTCCCGAAATTATCGACGTTGAATTTACAGCTAGTATGGAGGAAAAACTCGATCAGATTGAAGAAGGGAAGATTGTCTGGCAAAAAGTGGTTGAAGATTTTTACGGTCCTTTTCAGAAAAACCTCGAACAAGCTGAAAAGGAAATTGGAACGATTGAAGTGGAAGAGGAAAGAAGTGAGGAAAAGTGTCCCAACTGTGGCCGTTATTTACTGATCAAGCAGGGGAGGTACGGAAAATTCTTAGCCTGCCCCGCTTTTCCTGAGTGCCGCCATACACAACCGTTTTATGAAGAGACAGGTGTTCCTTGCCCTCGTTGCGGCGGTAAAATAGTGGCGCGGAGAACAAAGCGCGGGAGAAAATTTTTTGGATGCATTAATTACCCTGCTTGCGATTTTACTTCCTGGGACGAACCCACTTCGAAGTTATGCCCTAAATGCGATCATTTTCTGGTCTACCGGGGACGAGCAAGGAAAAAGCTGGCCTGCCCTGTTTGTGGGGCCTCATACGACGAAACCAGCTTGCCTGAGGTAACTGGGGTGAAATAA
- a CDS encoding DUF3786 domain-containing protein — protein sequence MQYLETFLEAQREFAQHDPRRMAKASGTEYDVEENVIRVPYFNKMYKVSYPDGNIMAEEEPTDLTLEEKALILQYLSQAPGDPLTNRWISYSELPNGMYHDRPFKVEAVEPLAEIFGGQPGKLLEVAHTLGGRELMIGDVGVTIPAFPRILVAIILWVADEEFPARANIVFDAVTPKYLSTAAVYVLGSIITRRLKEAAA from the coding sequence GTGCAGTACCTTGAAACCTTCCTTGAAGCACAGAGAGAGTTTGCGCAACACGATCCCCGACGAATGGCAAAAGCAAGCGGTACCGAATACGACGTTGAGGAAAATGTAATCAGGGTTCCTTATTTCAATAAAATGTACAAGGTTTCTTATCCAGACGGAAACATCATGGCGGAGGAAGAACCAACCGATCTAACTTTAGAAGAAAAAGCCCTTATCCTTCAGTATCTCAGCCAGGCTCCAGGAGACCCTTTAACGAACCGTTGGATTTCTTATTCTGAGCTTCCCAACGGAATGTACCACGATCGCCCCTTCAAAGTCGAAGCTGTGGAACCCCTTGCTGAAATCTTTGGGGGTCAACCCGGAAAATTACTTGAAGTCGCACACACTTTAGGAGGCAGAGAACTAATGATCGGAGATGTTGGAGTGACGATTCCTGCTTTTCCGCGCATTTTAGTCGCAATCATTTTGTGGGTAGCAGACGAAGAGTTTCCTGCGCGGGCCAATATCGTTTTCGATGCGGTCACTCCTAAGTACCTCTCGACGGCCGCCGTATATGTTTTAGGTTCAATTATCACACGACGCTTAAAAGAAGCTGCTGCTTGA
- the trmFO gene encoding methylenetetrahydrofolate--tRNA-(uracil(54)-C(5))-methyltransferase (FADH(2)-oxidizing) TrmFO, with translation MSSVTIIGGGLAGCEAAWQASRQGVQVTLFEMRPVKQTPAHHTGLLAELVCSNSLRAQSLENAVGLLKEEMRQGGSLIIKCAEKTAVPAGGALAVDRTEFARAVTEAILQHPRITVIREEIKEIPPFRPLVIATGPLTAGAFSESLVRLTGERYLSFYDAAAPIVTQESLNMDKLFAASRYGKGEGAYLNAPMTEEEYVRFWQALITAEVYEPKAFEKNCFFEGCLPIEVMARRGPETLRYGPLKPVGLVDPQTGKKPFAVAQLRQDNRAGTLYNLVGFQTQLKWKEQKRVFRLIPGLEQADFVRYGVMHRNTFLNSPRLLRETLQLNSDPGIFCAGQLTGVEGYVESAASGFIAGINGARLAQSKEPLIPPPESAHGALCWYVTTSASPNFQPMNINFGIFPPLPKQIRRHDRTNVILQRALNAWTKFLENLDK, from the coding sequence ATGTCTTCGGTAACTATCATTGGAGGAGGTTTAGCAGGTTGTGAGGCTGCCTGGCAAGCAAGCCGTCAGGGAGTACAGGTAACTCTGTTCGAAATGCGCCCCGTCAAACAGACACCCGCCCATCATACAGGTCTGCTGGCGGAACTTGTGTGCAGCAATTCGCTGCGCGCCCAGTCTTTAGAAAATGCCGTGGGTTTACTAAAAGAAGAAATGCGACAAGGTGGATCGCTAATTATCAAGTGTGCTGAAAAAACTGCGGTTCCGGCAGGAGGGGCACTGGCTGTTGACCGCACCGAGTTTGCACGAGCCGTCACCGAAGCGATCCTACAGCATCCCCGGATTACTGTAATTAGAGAAGAAATCAAAGAAATCCCTCCTTTTCGACCTTTGGTCATCGCTACCGGTCCTTTGACCGCGGGTGCTTTCAGTGAGAGCCTTGTACGCCTGACGGGCGAACGGTATCTCTCTTTTTATGATGCTGCGGCTCCCATTGTAACTCAAGAATCTCTAAATATGGATAAATTATTTGCAGCATCACGCTACGGAAAAGGAGAAGGTGCTTATTTAAATGCACCCATGACTGAAGAGGAATATGTTCGTTTTTGGCAAGCTCTTATCACTGCGGAGGTTTACGAGCCCAAGGCTTTTGAAAAAAACTGTTTTTTCGAAGGATGTTTACCGATCGAAGTAATGGCAAGGCGCGGTCCGGAAACCCTCCGCTACGGCCCCCTAAAACCAGTTGGACTGGTGGACCCACAAACTGGTAAAAAGCCTTTCGCGGTGGCCCAGTTAAGGCAGGATAACCGCGCCGGTACGCTTTATAACCTGGTAGGTTTTCAAACCCAACTCAAGTGGAAGGAGCAGAAACGCGTTTTCCGGCTCATTCCGGGATTAGAGCAGGCGGACTTCGTTCGCTACGGTGTTATGCACAGGAATACCTTTCTCAACAGTCCCAGGCTGCTCCGGGAAACCCTGCAGTTGAACTCAGATCCCGGCATTTTCTGCGCGGGGCAGCTTACAGGAGTAGAAGGATACGTGGAGTCTGCTGCCAGCGGGTTTATTGCAGGGATTAACGGCGCGCGGCTCGCTCAAAGCAAGGAACCCTTAATCCCTCCCCCTGAATCGGCGCATGGAGCTTTATGCTGGTATGTTACGACTTCAGCAAGTCCCAATTTTCAACCAATGAATATTAATTTTGGCATCTTTCCTCCCCTTCCAAAGCAAATCAGGCGTCATGATAGGACTAATGTCATTCTTCAAAGAGCGCTTAATG
- a CDS encoding bifunctional nuclease family protein yields the protein MIPVQVKEIAFDLALSPVVLLVDQSEERVLPIWVGPFEAQAIAMAIQGVSAPRPMTHDLMKSVCEHLGASVRRVVINDIRDGTYYAEMYLQTLSGEVIVDSRPSDAIALALRTGAKLFISEKVANYTLSIEELVSEEQQEEVRRILGLISPDDYKKSLH from the coding sequence ATGATTCCCGTTCAGGTAAAAGAAATCGCTTTTGACCTTGCTCTAAGCCCTGTTGTTCTTCTTGTTGATCAGTCCGAAGAACGCGTCCTTCCCATCTGGGTAGGCCCCTTTGAGGCTCAGGCAATAGCGATGGCCATCCAGGGAGTTAGCGCGCCTCGTCCCATGACACATGATCTCATGAAATCGGTTTGTGAACATTTAGGAGCATCTGTACGCCGGGTCGTTATCAATGACATCCGGGATGGTACTTATTACGCGGAAATGTATTTACAGACCTTGTCTGGAGAAGTAATTGTCGATTCTCGCCCAAGTGATGCGATTGCGCTGGCTTTACGCACGGGAGCCAAATTATTTATTTCAGAAAAGGTTGCGAACTACACCCTTTCTATTGAAGAACTTGTCAGCGAAGAGCAGCAAGAGGAAGTAAGACGTATTTTAGGTTTGATCAGCCCCGATGATTACAAAAAATCTTTACATTAA
- a CDS encoding carbohydrate-binding protein has protein sequence MYDLHPAFSISPVPKRVGDKVKIRYRGMLAQAGADQIWLHTGYGTGPWENMYDYQMSKEGDEWEQTINISRSGQFNFCFKDSANNWDNNNGLNWNFKITE, from the coding sequence GTGTACGATTTACATCCCGCATTTTCTATTTCTCCGGTTCCAAAGCGGGTTGGAGACAAAGTAAAAATCAGGTACCGCGGTATGCTTGCTCAAGCGGGAGCTGATCAGATCTGGCTCCACACAGGTTACGGAACAGGACCATGGGAAAATATGTACGATTATCAAATGAGTAAAGAGGGGGATGAATGGGAGCAAACCATCAATATTTCGAGAAGCGGGCAGTTCAATTTCTGCTTTAAAGATAGTGCCAATAACTGGGATAACAATAATGGCCTTAACTGGAACTTCAAAATTACTGAATAA
- a CDS encoding Ku protein: protein MRPLWRGTISFGLVNIPVKLYSAIQERDFKFRFLHKKDHMPLIYERKCPACETPVPPEEIERAYEYEKGRFVVVENELLTTPGEPLHSIEIYDFVNLAEIDPIFFAKPYYLAPGEGGEKAYFLLRKAMQETKRVAIAKARLRNRESLVALRVYQNALLMALMYYFDEIRSLDEIPELDKKVDLHENEIQMAVNLIGNLAGKFKPEKYEDEYRKTLEKIIESKIAGKEITVPPAAPAPKVVDLVEALRASIDLTKENKTGKEKAKVRKKTAIS from the coding sequence ATGCGTCCTTTATGGCGGGGAACAATAAGTTTCGGATTAGTAAACATTCCCGTAAAGCTGTATTCTGCAATCCAGGAGCGCGACTTTAAATTTCGTTTTTTGCATAAGAAGGATCATATGCCTCTAATTTACGAACGAAAGTGCCCTGCGTGCGAAACTCCGGTACCTCCGGAAGAGATCGAAAGGGCTTACGAGTATGAAAAAGGGAGGTTCGTTGTTGTGGAAAACGAACTCCTAACAACACCTGGTGAACCCTTGCACAGCATCGAGATCTATGATTTTGTAAATTTAGCAGAAATCGATCCCATCTTCTTTGCAAAGCCGTACTACCTTGCTCCGGGAGAGGGAGGGGAAAAAGCGTATTTCCTTTTACGCAAAGCAATGCAGGAAACAAAACGGGTTGCTATCGCCAAGGCCAGGTTGCGAAACAGAGAATCTCTCGTAGCGCTCCGGGTTTACCAGAATGCTTTACTGATGGCCCTGATGTATTACTTTGATGAAATTCGTTCTCTTGACGAAATTCCGGAACTTGATAAAAAAGTAGACCTTCATGAGAATGAAATTCAGATGGCAGTTAATTTGATCGGTAACCTTGCAGGAAAGTTTAAGCCTGAAAAGTACGAAGATGAATACCGAAAAACTTTAGAAAAAATAATCGAATCAAAAATTGCAGGGAAAGAAATTACCGTCCCGCCGGCAGCTCCGGCTCCAAAGGTTGTAGATCTTGTCGAGGCCCTCCGGGCAAGCATTGATCTCACAAAAGAAAATAAGACGGGAAAAGAAAAGGCAAAGGTGAGGAAGAAAACCGCGATCTCATAA
- the dprA gene encoding DNA-processing protein DprA, with translation MQDRFYWAALQASLDLGPHNLLHLYHYFPSGKAVFDAREEELKRVPNLSRHVAEKIICQRRFIDLEKTAQELFEKEIKLVLLGEAEYPTYLAEIAVPPPVLYFKGKLPPGEIPLLAIVGARSATPYGMTIAKKIAKELVQAGWGVVSGMARGIDTAAHEGAIQESGYTLAVLGCGIDVCYPRENQKLKEQIQISGCLLSEFPPGTVPQPKNFPIRNRLISGCSLGTLVVEAGEKSGALITAGFALEQGRDVFAVPGPVTSTRSRGPHGLIKQGAKLVETVDDIIEEFSYLNFPKQGPKQVTQKKELNLAPEEVNLLQFLSLEPVHIDQLARLSGLSVSVVSGLLTLLEVKGIVKQMPGHFFICTESYYD, from the coding sequence TTGCAAGATCGTTTTTACTGGGCGGCTCTCCAGGCGTCACTGGATCTGGGCCCTCATAATTTACTTCACCTCTATCATTATTTTCCTTCGGGAAAGGCTGTTTTTGATGCAAGAGAAGAAGAATTGAAACGGGTACCTAACCTTTCTCGCCACGTAGCAGAAAAGATTATTTGTCAAAGGCGCTTCATTGACCTTGAAAAAACTGCCCAAGAACTGTTTGAAAAAGAAATCAAACTGGTACTGTTGGGAGAAGCGGAGTATCCCACATACCTTGCTGAAATTGCGGTTCCTCCGCCAGTTCTTTATTTTAAGGGGAAGCTGCCTCCCGGCGAGATACCTTTGCTTGCCATCGTAGGTGCGCGTAGTGCTACTCCCTATGGAATGACCATTGCGAAAAAAATTGCAAAAGAGTTGGTTCAAGCAGGTTGGGGAGTTGTAAGTGGGATGGCACGCGGGATTGATACTGCAGCCCACGAAGGAGCAATTCAGGAAAGCGGTTATACACTGGCGGTTTTGGGTTGTGGCATAGATGTCTGCTACCCCCGGGAAAACCAAAAATTAAAGGAGCAAATCCAGATAAGCGGCTGTTTGTTAAGCGAATTCCCTCCCGGCACCGTACCTCAACCAAAAAACTTTCCGATCCGGAACCGGCTCATCAGCGGCTGCTCACTAGGAACGCTCGTTGTAGAAGCGGGAGAAAAGAGCGGAGCTTTAATTACCGCCGGATTTGCGCTCGAACAGGGACGGGATGTTTTTGCGGTGCCAGGCCCTGTAACAAGCACCCGTAGTAGAGGTCCCCACGGTTTGATTAAACAGGGCGCGAAACTGGTTGAAACCGTGGATGATATTATTGAAGAATTTTCTTATCTTAATTTTCCGAAACAGGGACCGAAGCAAGTTACTCAAAAAAAGGAATTAAATTTAGCACCTGAAGAGGTTAATTTATTACAATTCTTAAGCCTAGAACCCGTTCATATAGATCAACTTGCCAGGCTTTCAGGTTTATCTGTTTCGGTCGTAAGCGGACTCTTAACGTTACTTGAAGTTAAAGGGATCGTAAAACAGATGCCTGGCCATTTTTTTATTTGTACTGAGTCTTATTATGATTGA
- a CDS encoding (Fe-S)-binding protein: MNSLAKAEVHLNRCSKCGGCQAVCPLYRETKAEPYVARGKIFLLKSHLEGRLPLSSKMKEIMSLCLLCKACVSQCPNSIPVDRLILEARREIAREKGISFVKKNVFQYLLKNNGRLNLAAQLGYFYQQTGLQWLVRKSQILKLLGGELAQKESLFPAMARRPFRRQVPRHFTSLRPKLRVAYYTGCLTNYLYPATGHAVINVLRNHELEILIPEQWCCGIPALASGDEKTAAELARKNIESFQKAGVDAVITDCASCGSMLKEYTDLLNMPEAKAFAAKVLDFSQFLSEAVSFHAGEIEIPRLATYHDPCHLKRGQGVSDAPRRLINMVPGLTFKEMKESDRCCGAAGSFNLTYHNLATKIGRRKVENIRQTGADFVITGCPSCIMQLRHVLELEKSPIQVLHIAELLSMTYSSGEVSKRN; this comes from the coding sequence ATGAATAGTCTTGCAAAGGCTGAAGTTCATCTTAACCGCTGCAGTAAATGCGGCGGTTGCCAGGCGGTTTGCCCTCTTTATCGAGAAACCAAGGCGGAACCTTATGTCGCAAGAGGTAAAATCTTTCTTTTAAAAAGTCACCTTGAGGGAAGGCTCCCCCTCTCTTCTAAAATGAAAGAAATTATGAGTTTGTGTCTATTATGTAAAGCGTGTGTGTCTCAATGCCCTAACAGCATACCCGTAGACCGGCTGATCCTGGAGGCACGCCGGGAGATCGCAAGAGAAAAGGGGATTTCCTTTGTTAAAAAGAACGTCTTCCAATACCTCCTTAAGAATAACGGAAGGCTTAACCTGGCGGCGCAATTAGGGTACTTTTACCAGCAAACCGGGCTTCAGTGGCTGGTGCGGAAGAGCCAGATATTGAAACTTTTGGGGGGAGAACTGGCTCAAAAAGAAAGCCTTTTTCCTGCAATGGCAAGGCGGCCATTTCGGAGACAGGTTCCCCGTCATTTTACGTCCCTCCGCCCCAAGCTCCGGGTAGCGTATTATACGGGCTGTCTAACTAATTATCTCTATCCCGCGACCGGTCATGCAGTAATTAACGTACTTCGCAATCACGAATTGGAAATTCTGATTCCTGAGCAGTGGTGTTGCGGCATTCCTGCCCTGGCCAGCGGTGACGAAAAGACCGCAGCCGAGCTGGCCCGAAAAAACATTGAGTCCTTCCAAAAGGCAGGGGTGGATGCCGTGATAACTGATTGCGCCTCTTGCGGAAGTATGTTGAAAGAATATACCGATCTTTTAAACATGCCTGAAGCGAAAGCTTTCGCCGCTAAAGTTCTAGATTTTAGTCAATTTTTAAGCGAAGCCGTTTCTTTCCACGCAGGTGAGATTGAAATTCCGCGGCTGGCAACTTACCACGATCCATGCCACCTGAAGAGGGGTCAGGGAGTTTCCGATGCCCCCCGGAGGCTTATCAACATGGTACCAGGTCTCACGTTCAAGGAAATGAAGGAGTCTGACCGGTGTTGCGGCGCGGCCGGCTCCTTCAACCTGACCTATCACAATTTGGCAACTAAAATTGGGCGACGAAAGGTAGAAAACATCCGGCAAACGGGCGCGGATTTCGTTATTACAGGGTGTCCATCCTGTATAATGCAACTTCGCCATGTTCTTGAATTAGAAAAATCGCCTATTCAAGTTCTCCATATAGCCGAACTGCTGAGCATGACTTATTCTTCAGGTGAGGTAAGCAAGCGAAACTAG
- a CDS encoding YifB family Mg chelatase-like AAA ATPase, with amino-acid sequence MLAIVNSYCCFGMETYLVRVEVDVSPGLPSFTIVGLPDPAVRESTERVRGAIRNTGFEFPLKRITVNLAPADLKKEGSLFDLPIAIGILAATEQIPQSQLAHLILVGELSLDGTICSIPGVLLMAGDIVKNKRGFSLIVPLCNLEEASLVEGVSVYGAHHLRDVIQFMRGEGDLPAGSRDLEAQKKFLLEKAASQSYPDFADVKGQEKVKRALEIAAAGGHNILLVGPPGTGKTLLARRLPSILPPLSWDEYLEVTKIYSVAGLLPKEDPFILARPFRAPHHTASAVSIIGGGKVPRPGEVSLASHGVLFLDELPEFNRDVLEALRQPLEERVVTITRASGSFTYPANFIFVGAMNPCPCGFFGDLKKECTCTPYQAQRYRNRISGPLLDRIDLQVEVPRLELKDLEQSSKEETSSEIRKRVLQAHRNQQLRFRNEGITYNSQMQNRQIKIFCQLKNDSRQLLREIFQNLNLSMRALDRVLKVARTIADLAESKEIEPLHIAEAVQYRCFDRPLW; translated from the coding sequence GTGCTGGCTATCGTAAATAGTTACTGCTGTTTTGGAATGGAAACGTATCTTGTAAGGGTTGAGGTAGATGTTTCGCCTGGCTTGCCCTCGTTTACTATCGTAGGACTTCCTGATCCCGCAGTCCGGGAATCTACGGAAAGGGTACGGGGAGCGATTAGGAATACAGGCTTTGAGTTCCCTTTAAAAAGAATTACGGTTAATCTCGCGCCAGCGGACTTGAAAAAGGAAGGTTCCCTTTTCGACCTTCCTATTGCCATCGGGATTCTTGCTGCTACAGAACAAATTCCTCAAAGCCAACTTGCTCACCTGATCTTGGTAGGCGAGTTATCTCTCGATGGAACAATCTGTTCTATCCCCGGGGTTCTCCTAATGGCTGGGGACATCGTCAAGAACAAGAGAGGATTTTCTTTAATCGTTCCTCTATGTAACCTGGAAGAGGCATCTTTAGTTGAGGGAGTTTCTGTCTATGGGGCGCATCATTTAAGGGATGTGATCCAATTTATGCGGGGGGAAGGAGATCTTCCGGCGGGAAGTCGTGATCTCGAAGCGCAGAAAAAATTTCTTCTTGAAAAAGCCGCATCCCAATCTTATCCCGATTTCGCGGATGTCAAGGGACAAGAAAAGGTAAAGCGGGCACTTGAAATTGCTGCAGCGGGTGGACATAATATTCTTTTAGTAGGACCGCCCGGAACAGGAAAAACTCTTTTAGCAAGGCGTTTACCTTCGATTTTGCCACCTTTAAGCTGGGATGAGTATTTAGAAGTTACCAAGATTTACAGTGTCGCAGGCTTGCTTCCTAAAGAGGACCCTTTTATCTTGGCGAGACCCTTTCGGGCACCTCATCATACAGCATCTGCGGTTAGTATTATTGGAGGGGGGAAAGTGCCACGCCCGGGTGAAGTAAGCCTGGCGTCACACGGTGTTCTTTTCCTGGACGAATTGCCCGAATTCAACCGCGATGTTCTCGAAGCCCTCCGTCAACCTTTAGAGGAAAGGGTCGTTACGATTACCCGGGCTTCCGGTTCTTTCACTTACCCGGCTAATTTTATTTTCGTCGGAGCTATGAATCCGTGCCCTTGTGGTTTTTTTGGTGATCTCAAAAAGGAATGTACATGTACTCCCTACCAGGCTCAACGTTACCGTAACCGAATTTCCGGCCCTCTTCTAGATCGAATTGATCTTCAGGTTGAGGTTCCTCGTTTGGAACTGAAGGATCTTGAACAGAGTTCGAAAGAAGAAACGTCATCTGAGATCAGAAAAAGGGTTCTCCAGGCTCATCGAAACCAGCAATTGCGTTTTCGGAATGAAGGAATTACTTACAATTCCCAGATGCAAAACCGCCAAATCAAAATTTTTTGTCAATTGAAAAATGACTCCAGGCAGTTACTTAGAGAGATATTCCAAAATTTAAATCTCAGTATGCGCGCCCTTGATCGTGTATTAAAAGTGGCCCGTACCATTGCAGATTTAGCGGAATCAAAAGAGATTGAACCGTTGCATATCGCCGAAGCGGTTCAATATCGTTGTTTTGACCGGCCTCTCTGGTAA